GGTTTTGCTGGACGAAAAAGTCAAATCGTTCGGACTTCTTCCACATGTAGTAAAATGCGACACACTCGGCCACCGTCCTCGTGGTGACCTTAAAAAACATCACATGGAGAATAAAGATTAAGTAACTTTCTCAAATGCTACTAATGATTATTTTTATGATCTAAATAGAGAAGCGTGGacatcttactttgtgtttCTGGATGAGATGGAAGTTCTTCTCGTATAACAGAAGAGCATGCTCAAAATTCCTGCATTCTTCTTCAGACCATGGAAGCATTTCACCTATTATACAATTATAGTTCAAAACTATTAAATCCATCAACACCGACTTGTGTTTAATTTTATAACTTAGCTTTATATTTACCCTTTGAAGATTTTTCATTCTTGCGATATCGTTCAAGAGCTTCCTGGACGTTGTAGTTGCACTTCAAAAGCTCATACAAAGCCTGGAGAAACCAAACCACTACTGTTAAAATAAATCTTCCTCACAGATAAATCTTGGAAATTACACAGAAATCTTGATAAGATTTATACTCATTCAAACAAACAGTCTTCAACAAGAATGTAAAGCAATGCAAGTATTATACTAAATTCCCTGATATCCTAATACGTGGTTACATTTCTAGCTGCTATAATAATAAAGCACTATCTTTATTCAGTCAAAGCTATTCATCTATTTGTAGTTAATAACCACCTAATGCATTTCTGCTTTGTCTGTATTGTTTACCTGCTCATTGTCTTTGACAAGAGAACAATCAACATTAGCCTCCGTCTTTCCGTCCACACCTACAGCAGCATCTAGCAGGAAACTCTTGACTTTAGACTCAGGCAACACATCTGGCTGCCACAGCAGTTGATCTTCATCTGCGTAaactaataaatataataaatacaacaGAACAGAGTTAGCTTCAGGGGTcttaataaaacaaacatatgAGGATGTGCACCTGTTTAAATATCTCTCACCTTTATCCTGCTCATTATAACAGGCAAGAGGAGGAATTTCTGCTTGATAATTAGATCCCACCATGATTTCCTGTAAAACAGATAAAATATAAACTCATCTTCAACACATGCATTACTTTGTTAAACAAGATGAGACAAACTTGTATCTATTTTTATGACAGTAACAAACTGAGCTTCAGAGCAGCGCATGAAACGCTCTTCCTCACCTTGCGAGAGTCTTCAGGGTTTAAACCGTCATCTTCACCTTCAGATTCTTTGTCGCCATCATAAACGGCGttagctaaaaaaataatatttgagTTCAACAAGGAATCTGAATAACAGAATGGAGTTTATGTCACAAaacaactgtgtgcttacagCGAAGAGTTCTGGGGAAGAAATCGTTGGTTTCGTGTGATGTTACGGACGGTGTGAGGTCATCAGCAGAAGACTGAGTTTCTTCATCATCTCCAGAAAGAAGATCTTTAGCAATCTCCTCCTGTTATGAGATAAAAGGACATTAGCAACAGCCTTTGATGAATGGCATACAGGGGCACGCTAAAAAAATTTGGGACCACTTTTACTTTGCTAGCTTATTAACCTCTAAAATCTATACAGAACTTGTGTAAGTGTTGTCAATTTGATTGTTGTTATGATACAATAAGATGGTCCTTGTACTAACTACTGTGTGTCAATAACTTACTTTATCTAACGTCATGTCTGGCAGCTCGTCGGTCAGCTCGACGGAGGAACTGTCCGCACTCGACCCCCCGAGAGCACTGTCCACCGCTTCATATCTGTACAAAGCCAACAACTCCTCCAACGGCATGTTCCCCTCCTATGACAAACAGATTTAGATGAgattcaacaaaaataaaaagtggATTGTCACTAGGGTGGCAAAATAAAATTTAGTGGGAATTAacgggaatatatgggaattaacggGAATAAACTGTGAATTTGAAAGAGTTGTCTATAACAGGgtaatttccaaataattcccaTAAATTCCCATTAAATTAccaatttggaatatttccaaaattccccagatttagttcccatggaaagtttccagaaATTTACCCCTTTGCAACCCTAATTGTCACTTAAATTCAACTAAACCCTTTTTTAAAACAGCAATCACATTAATTGGCCAAAAATAAAGGCAAACCTTCTCCAGATCTGCGATTTCTGAGCCTTCGTTTGAATCCGATTCCCTCATCTCCTCTTCCTCTAACGTCTGCTCATCATCATAATCGTGCACCAGCATCTCAGCCGTCGGGTCAAAATCATGATCATCCGATGACAAAGAGCCAACTGaaataatcaaatcattatAATTACAAAAGAAACGAGTTAAACATATGCATTTTGTAAACAGGTCACAGGATAAAGCTGTAAATGTGTGATAAAACATTCAGATATGATTGAACAGATATTGAGGATGAATTACCTGGGCTTGTACTTCCAAAGGAAGCCTGAAATTACACAGAGAGAAAAGTGAGATTTGATGGGAAATAAACAATATAATTATTATGAAGTATAAAAAAtctgttattttgttttatttgtgctTTTAATGTCGGTGGCTAAAAATACCATGGTTTACTGTAGCAAGTAGAGGCGGAAAGTTTCTGAAAAATTTTctgaaactttccatgggaacttaatgggaattatttgaaaatgtagGGATATTCTtataaactatattataaacaaacattttatttggtTATAagctacggagcccctaagggaaCATGGAGCAAAACGTTTACTTTTAAACGGTAGTGTGTATTGTTACAAaagattttcattttaaataaatagttttttgtttgaataaaacagtttatttttaactttttattcaTCAAAGAATCCTGATACTTGCACTCATCAAgcctggattttttttattatcaaaaatCCTTCGGAAATCATTCTAGTAAGCAGTGTCCATGTGACTGAGGAATACGCGGGATAAAAATTCAACTAAAATTGTATTAAATATTGTTTGGAACAAATTAGGCTGCAAGATTTTTTAACTACATTAAATTCCCTGTTATAGGCAACTCTGCATTTTTCCCCCATCaaattcccagtttattccCATTAATTCACATAAATTCCCATGGAACCTTCCAGCTATGAAACGAAACCTTCCAGCAATTCCAGCTTCTTGGAATTGTGCAACCCTAGTAGCAAAAATAACTGTTCTAACAATTTAGGAGGCAACTAGTTGCCATAGTAATTTTTCAGGTAGATACATAATTTAGGATtaaataattgtattatttttgcTATTTTAGCTGTCCTACAAATGCTGCGAACTTCAGTGCTGCAAGGCgaataaaacaagccaaaagcCTCCAGTTTCAAACAAAAATATTATGGAATATTTGGTTATCGTTATACCTCATGTTTACCTCAATTACATCAATAAATCTGCgtttttactcattttaaaaacCGCAACATAACTGCACATTGTAAATTGTATATATAACGAAACCAACGGGTCAATAACTCAAGTCATTTCAGAAATCAACAAAAGTTATCAACAAAACACAGAGCggtgtttaattttaaaaatcaCTATAACATCACATAGCAAAAAAAGCacagaaatgttttaatgtCGTCACTTTTAGCATCTATCAACCCGGTTCTGCAGTAATGAAAAAAATACTCCTTACATTACTTTGTAAAATCAAACCGGAGTATTCTGGTAACAGAGAAAAAGTGTGAAAAATAGtgagaaataaaaatataatacaaaTTTAGCGACAGCAGCGCAAAGGAGAATCGAGCTGCTCATATCTGACGCTAAATACGGACGCCCGATCTAAAGCGCTCGACGCTACAGAGGCCCTTCGACGCTTTCACCATTAGATTAGACGGCCAATACCGCTCAAATCCTTCCCAAACCGGCCTTTATCTACAGATAAGCGTTTAATACATACAATCAAATCAATAAAAGCCAAAATAATGCACTGATGTGAGAGAAATTGGCGGCCAAAATACGACGCCTTCCCCTTATTTTCCAACTTACCTCCGCCATCTTGGTACCTTTCGGCTGCTAAACTGGCTTTACGACGGAGCCCGGATTGACGCCGGTATCCAATGACGTTGGGCGACTGCTGCTGGTTCGATGTGATTGGTTGGCGCGTTTGACGCGTACTGCAAGCAGGGCATCGGATTGGCTGTTCGGAGAGCGCTGGTTGACGTCGACATACGGTATTCCAGTGGATTTATTCACCTGGGCGTTTATTAAAAGTGTTCAAATGAAGCTGTGAAGTTATCTAATGTgactttaatatgtttttttaacattattttatgtgAAGTTTTTAAGTTTAGGCAATTTTCTTTCAATTATATCTTGCAGTAAGAAGTGGCTTTTCAAGTTCCATTATTTTGCctcattaaaaatgtaataaaattcaAATTTATTCAAGGTGATTTAAAACGTTGCCATTCATATAGTGTTGTTCTTCACTTttacattagtaatacattGTTTAAATCAATATCTGACTATAGATCCTTCTATATGGATTTAATCCAAATATTATTTTcgatttctttaaaaaaaacaagacgttttttattccctttatttttttttattaaaatacatataGATATATAATTTGTATATATTTGAAAAGCTTTCTATGTCATATCATATATGGTGTATACACGATTTGTCTGTTATGTGCTACGATCACAGAAGAGCAGATGGTGGCGCCAATTACATgatatattcatatatttaaacTACATTACAGCACAGAAATGAACCTAATCTGGAAccacattgtttttttatgattataAAAATGATAAGTGGATTAAATTGTCCTGTTACTATAAGGAAATTATACTGTGTCGTAGATATAATCACTGATAATTATTTGTaatgaacataataaaataatttggttGATTAGAAAGAATAtactttttataaattaaagtaGCCTACACTATTTAATGCCAGATTTAATCATTTTTCTCAAATTTCTGAAATGGTATGATTGCGACGAGTGAACGTGGTCTTGGagttatattttgtttataatgAAAGCGTGACGTCACAGTTTACAGTAGTGACGCAGCCTCACCTGTACCGGTGAAACGAGATTACACGCATCAGAACTGATGTATGCAGAACAAGTAAGTTGAGTCTCGTCATTTGTTAGTGAACACTTGCCGAAGAATGACTTTACTCTAACAACATGCACATTTTCGTTATTAAATTCACACGCGGGAAGTCTTTATAATAACATGCATggatcatttttttattttttagaaataTGAGATCACTAAATGCACATTAGGAACGAAGAGGGAAATACATGCAGAAATCCCAACTTGGTTGACTTTTGCATTGGCACACACTGCAGAGATGGAAATTGAATCAATGGTAGCAAACTGTGCACTTATTAAAGCACGAGAAGGTAAGAACATTAATTCATATTTCATGTATTGTTTTTTCACCAGTTTGATAAATAAACAATGATAATTacacatttgaagtggatcaaaaccttacATAAAAGTTGTCTTCAATACTCAATATCTGTTCTTGACAACTTTTATCAActgttttgatccacttcaaatgttgactagtatatttaggaatttaaaaatatgcttGTAGACAAAGTTAGTTTTGCCATAGTAACTAAGAAAAGTACAGAACCTCAATCCAAATGAACTTGAAAGCGATATTGTATGAACATGTAGTTGACATGAAATACTTTTGGAAGGTTGACATGACCCATGGTGTGACCTGCTTTCtcaattttaaacttttttaattaaagacTAATAAAGATTATAATAATTTTCTTGCCTAATTATTTTCTAATTGGCAGCATGCCTCTTTTGTGACCTCATATACATTTTTTGGGCTTTATTATGGGCTACATTTGTCATATCAGCCTTTAAAATAATAGTCATATAGCTGCCAACTGGTACCAAAaaacccttacaaaaattaaccatggtttactacagttaaaacaataaaaaaacatgggtAGTGTAAAACATGGTAACCACAAACCATTGTGCTGCTTATCTGTATTTGTCACTGAGACGCATTTCAACTGAAATTTGTAGTAAATACTTTAACATCTGATTCTGTGACACACAGTGACTCAAAACACTGAATGAAAAGctatttaaaagtttttcaGTCTTGTCTCTAAATAATAGGTAGGATGAAGCTGGAAACAGCACATTCAACATATTTTCATTTGTCCCTATACCTCTAAACTAGAATACTCATCGTCGGACAAAAGCTGATATACAATGTATTTAACGTCATACTTTTCTTGCATCACAAACAGGTCGGACTTCTTTTAACTTAAcacaaagtgtgtgtgtgtctgtataaCCTGCAATTCAGCTTTATCTGAGATCTAAATATAGATTTAGTTGCTGTTTTTAACCCATCATACGGGTTCTGTCAAcatttcaaaatgaaacactttTTTTGTCAACACTCCCTAGTAATTAAGGAGTTAATTAGTCATTTGTCTCATACAGTAGTTACTCAGATGATGAAGCCTCTTctatatatgttttattttttgaacaTGAGAATATATAACACATCTTGCATTAGCTGAAAGGTGTGGCCCGCAATACCTGATCTCCATCATCCATATAGCTTCATTCCCACAGCTATTTTTAGCACAGGTTCATGTTGCGAAggtgtagattttttttcatttttactgtGAACAAACCGGTGTTTAAACACAACACAGATTGCACACATTAATATCATAGTAAACACAGCAAACAGCTCATTCATTTCCATGTCTAGCTTTAACAGCCACTTATGAAAGCTTTGGTGGGATGTAGTTGTTATTCACTTTTCGTTTGCGTAAACAATTGCTTTTAGGGAACATCAACATCAAATAATACTCAATAAATGAATGATCCTagggggaaagttacttttaaaagtaatgcatgaacttactcccaaaaaaagtaactaattgcgttacttagttacatttcatagaaagtaatgcttacgttactttttagttacttttgtgttactttttcttggctgagggttgatctctttcaggccttgcaggtgttttttatgactgaaaagttctgcattcagaaattgcatatttcatcacaaaaatgtcgagctctggcctgccatctcagtttctgactcaaactattcccacacaggcgtgtacgCATAAAGTGCATAATGTTactatgtttagtttaattcattacatgcattttttttaccaaattaattaaactaaaaaagtaacttgcattatttaaaaaaaaaagtaactcaaatattaatttgtacatttaaaaagtaatgcgttactttactcgttacttcagaaaagtaatattgttacgtaatgcacgttacttttaatgcgttacccccaacactggttgACAGCCCTACCAAACAGTCCCCCAATTGTTTTTAGATTCAGAAGATAACTCTAACTTCCTCAGATCAGTATTTGGCTTCTTTAAAGCCTCCCGACATAGATGATTTCCTACATTTTACATgatatgcatttggcaaaagttttcatccaaagcaacttctctttaaaaaataaaggtgcttaaagtGCTCATAAAGTCATTTCTTTCATACCATTCTATTAtttaaagaaccttttttgA
This window of the Paramisgurnus dabryanus chromosome 10, PD_genome_1.1, whole genome shotgun sequence genome carries:
- the mier3a gene encoding mesoderm induction early response protein 3a isoform X2, encoding MAEASFGSTSPVGSLSSDDHDFDPTAEMLVHDYDDEQTLEEEEMRESDSNEGSEIADLEKEGNMPLEELLALYRYEAVDSALGGSSADSSSVELTDELPDMTLDKEEIAKDLLSGDDEETQSSADDLTPSVTSHETNDFFPRTLRSNAVYDGDKESEGEDDGLNPEDSRKEIMVGSNYQAEIPPLACYNEQDKVYADEDQLLWQPDVLPESKVKSFLLDAAVGVDGKTEANVDCSLVKDNEQALYELLKCNYNVQEALERYRKNEKSSKGEMLPWSEEECRNFEHALLLYEKNFHLIQKHKVTTRTVAECVAFYYMWKKSERFDFFVQQNRFGKKKYSSYPGVTDLMDRLVDEAEGLVDGSGSVCSSGSGRTEPATEQQLNILNSITASDLSETT
- the mier3a gene encoding mesoderm induction early response protein 3a isoform X1; its protein translation is MAEASFGSTSPVGSLSSDDHDFDPTAEMLVHDYDDEQTLEEEEMRESDSNEGSEIADLEKEGNMPLEELLALYRYEAVDSALGGSSADSSSVELTDELPDMTLDKEEIAKDLLSGDDEETQSSADDLTPSVTSHETNDFFPRTLRSNAVYDGDKESEGEDDGLNPEDSRKEIMVGSNYQAEIPPLACYNEQDKVYADEDQLLWQPDVLPESKVKSFLLDAAVGVDGKTEANVDCSLVKDNEQALYELLKCNYNVQEALERYRKNEKSSKGEMLPWSEEECRNFEHALLLYEKNFHLIQKHKVTTRTVAECVAFYYMWKKSERFDFFVQQNRFGKKKYSSYPGVTDLMDRLVDEAEGLVDGSGSVCSSGSGRTEPATEQQLNILNSITASDLSALTSTVASVCNPADVGCLDSYNFSTLDGLHRGSLSHEEPLNYSSNGDGDCLNLLETGFYHSDLSQINVCGDDCERPPAKRLKMGLSEPYLNDVSVSNRNMDFESRARHITSAKMAVSVTDFGGLSASEAGGYMGAHTLHQHTALQTE